Sequence from the Esox lucius isolate fEsoLuc1 chromosome 6, fEsoLuc1.pri, whole genome shotgun sequence genome:
TAATCcaagtcagaagcatgaccagatgacCAAGGACCATCGGGAGTGGGGGGAAGGGTCAACGGAGTGGCAGCcggaatcatcaggtatcgtcagCTACCTGATCTGCAACACCACccggaggactttggacagggacagttacGAGTCATTCGGGCCTGGTAgacctgaggtgtggtccaggGGCTCACGtcttcctaagtttaaacagatCTGGaaaagttgctcttctgttCTTGGCCAGTAGGTGTCAGTGTTGCGTTTCAGAAAAGGACCGCCATTTCGGGTACTGACATGATTGACCTTTAGTCATTGATACTTGGAAATGCTGTCCCTGGTGAGCTTATCAGATATGATTTGTTACTAAGGGCCGCAGTATGGGGAAAGATACTGTCAAGTGGCAGGATTTCTTTGGTCCTAATTGACTTCTGCCCATCTGCCCTCAACCTGCCGGAGGAACATTTTTGGAACAATGGGCGGCCGGGGCGGAAGGGGTCGGCAGTAGTATTGCTCGCACGCTTCCCTCGATGGAAGACAGGGAGCAGCGGTTGACGCTTTCTGTGCACTTGTACAATGAGTAACATCCTGTATCAcgtctcccactcctcttctaCCTAACATAATGCCTGCGTGTTTAGtctgtcacagacaacactcAGCTCGCTCACTGGGCTTTTCTTGGTATCTGTGGTCCTGATGACATTCTTATCTGTGAGGCCTGTGTCAGTTCAGCTGATTGACTGTCCCATTCccacttgtctgtctgtttgtctgtcagtcacCTGGCCCAGGGGGCCCATCAGCTGATTGACTGTCCCATTCCCATTTGTCTATCTgcgtatctgtctgtctgtcagtcacctGGCCCAGGGGGCCCATCAGCTGATTGGCTGTCCTATTCCCACTTGTCTGTCtgcatatctgtctgtctgtcagtcacctGGCCCAGGGGGCCCATCAGCTGCTTGACTGTCCCATTCCCACTTGTCTGTCTgcgtatctgtctgtctgtcagtcacctGGCCCAGGGGGCCCATCAGCTGTTTCACTGTCCCATTCCCACTTGTCTGTCTgcgtatctgtctgtctgtcagtcacttGGCCCAGGGGGCCCATCAGCTCCGGAGGGTCCTCAGGGTGGTGGAGTCCAGGGGGTCCCAGTGCTTCAGGAAGGTGAGGACAGCTCTCATTGTCCtatcaatgtatttttaaaatacttatttttgttCTGTGCTTCCCCTTCTCCCCCTGCATCCCCCTAGGAGAGAAGGGTCTCAGCCAGGGACCAGCCTTTAATGACGGTGACCCTGGAGCCTCTAGGTTAAAGGGCTATGAGGGCCAACTCACTGTTAGGTGCCATAGAAGAGCTTGAGTCCTTTGGCCGTGCAAAACAGAACTATGTGTAATTGACCAAAGTAAACTGAAAACCCCCCCCAAATATTTTGGTCGTAAGGTTTGCAATAGTACATTTTCCGACGTTTCTGCCAAGACATGAGGAAATAGCAGCCAGGGAGCTTACTGTGCCTCCATGAAGTATACTGTACCAGGAGAACAACTGGATTAATCATCCAAAGATGCTACTTTTTCATAGAGAAATGTTGAGAGCTAGTGTAGTTTGGCCACCCAGAAAAATGGTACGTTATGATGCTGGCTTATTTAGGAAAAGTTGAAATGCTGTTTGTGGGCTTCGTTGAGTGAGCAGTTGTATGGCATTGTGACATACTCCTTACTGTGGCTGTACCTCACTCTCTATAAACGAGAGAGCTGCTCACTGTGACAGACAGTCCAACGATGAATTCGATGTATTCATGAACGTAGACAGATTCTTGATAATCGCCCCGTTTAAGTGCATAAGGAAAGATTGGCTGATCACCTTGGAGGCTCTGAAATTCAATCCAGCAACTTTAATTAGTCAACAAGCCACGCCTTTTGTAGCTAGCAGGATAATTCCACTGTCACTGTGTAAAGCACGTTTATGACCTGGTGTGTTTTCCTGACCACACAACCCCACTTGAAGTCAGAAAAGACTCCTGACCGTAGTTAagttcaatgtaaaacataccTGTGTTTTGTTATGGCATCCTATGGTACAGGCAGCAGCCAGGAAACTGGCTGAGGTGTTGCTGAGCTCGGTGAGTGAGGACAGCTACTGGGCCCCCACGGCCCTCCCACCCAGCGCCTGGCTACAGAGGGAAGGAAATGCCAGCCAGAAGGACGCCTTGTACCCCTCCACCAAACTCCCACAGCGCTATAGCACCGACAGGTCAGAGGACCTTCTCCCTGTTCTCCGtgtctccctccccttctcccctaTCTATTTTCTACTGGTGAGGAGGTCCTTCGTTTCCCCCAACGATGTTGATGCCAGTGCTGGCTTGAGAGACCAGCTCACATTCCTCTACAGGGAGAATTTTGTGACCCCTTAGTCCCGCTGTGCTTCAATGGCGTCAAAGCACCCTGACGTCCACTGTGGAAGACGTTGGCACACGGTCATGACTTACTCTCAACACATTCCGACCTGTTATTAACTACGACGTTTACCCCAAATGTTGTTCTTGGCAATCCTTGGTATACACCCACCTCTGTCAgccataggcgccgatttatgttttcctccgtgggtgctcataggcgcacgccatttatatatatatatatatatatatacacacacctatatatacctatatatacacctatatatacatatataaacgcactacgcacacctattcatttacttattaataaagccgtaaagtagatctttcaaaatgtaccacttatcacaaatacaggattggagatgaaaagtttaactgacacgtagttctaaccgcgatcagttcgtgggaaattaatgttttgcgctattatctaaatatcgataaaaaaaaacgacacatatagtttctgggagtttctccctaatttctgctacgagtttttgatagtggcattttttcatctgagaaacgctgtgattggtggatagggagcacccggagcaagcgactggttatgtcgctgtcactaacatcgacataaccaatcacagtgtgacagacgctttacatatcaccaacggcaagtttaattttaaatgaatgtagcctactggcggtctggcacacgtgggtgctcgtgctcggtattttcgtgggtgctcgctattttccgtgggtgctcgagccccggagcacccacggtatcggcgcctatgctgTCAGCTATATCCCCAGTGCAGGTTTTGGACTTTGGCTTTGTTGGAATCACCTTTGGCTGTTCAACCATACGTACTGTATGATCATGGCAGTAATAGTAATAATTTGGAGAAATTTCGATTAAGTGCGTAGCTCAAGGGCACATAAACAGATCTTTTTTTCTCCACCTGGTTCTCTCTCGGATCAGTGAAGTAACATGCCTGAATGCGAGGAATGTGGGCCTCTGGGATGCCTGTCCCCAGCGTGTGCTCACACGTCCAAACGTACAGGCACACCTGAGAGGCAGGCTACGTGCCGTGGCTCTGTAGGCTTGTGTTACACCACCACAGACAGTCCAGTAGAAACAGGACACCACCCCGGGATCTAACCCTGGTGTGACGGACCACTTCCTGCTCCTATTTCCTGTCTCCCCGCAGTGTCTTCTGTCCCCAGGACGTGGTTGAGGAAGCCGTTCTCCTGCTGCTTATCACGGAGTCCATGGTGAGACAGTCCTCCCTTTTACacactcctccctgtctcctgcttaTTTCTGACCTTTTCCCTTTCGTTGTACATGGTTCTGTTTCATATTTACAGTGTGTTTCTACGTTTGCTTACTTTTTGCAAGATGTCGATCGGACATTCTTGTGGACATCTCTCCGCTCTTTAAAATGATGCTGGCACTCTGTCTTTGATATGCCTAATCATGGATCTGTCATCTTCCCCTGCAGGCCAGCGGAGAAGCTGTCATCAGCCGAGCGCCCGACCAGAAGGAGGCGCGGGAGACCAGTCTACAGGATGCCACCTCTGTCTATGACCTGCTGAGCATCGGCATGGCCAGGAGGGGGCAGTATGGCATGCTGTCTGAGGTGGGTCTTCAACCTAACTAACAGCGTTGTGGGAAAGTTTATAATTCCCTTGCATTGTCACTTTCAAGCTAGTGGTTAGGGTCTATCTCATTCTCTCTGATATCCTCAATCTTTCCCGTCACTCTTctgctccacctctctctctatcacacacattctgtctgtaagactctctctccctttctgtcttgtCCAGTCTTTTCTCGATTTACCTGCAGGTTGGCAACATGTTGTCCAGGCGTAGGTGCGAGTGAACACTGCCTCTCTAGGCCAAACAGGTGAACCCTGTCACATGCGGGGCCAGGCACAGCGTCATCAGGGTCGCTAAGCTAGCTAACCGCTAGCTGCTTGTTTGTCCGTCTGCCTGACTAACGCTGTTCGACTCATAGGCTGGTTACAGCTTGAACTAACCTCTGACCCTCCACCTTCTATCTCAGTCCTCTTTAACAATGTGTGTTCACAAAAAacccatctgtgtgtgtctgtgtttgcacGCACACATGTCTGTCCCCTCAGTGTCTGGAGCGGGCCATGAAGTTCTCATATAATGAGTTCCACCTCTGGCACCAGTTGGGCTTGTCACTCATGGCGTGCGGGAAGGTGAGCTCAACTTCGTAtcttttctcacacacacactctcactgtATCCTGCCGAAGTCTGGCACTACTTCATGCAACCACTCATGGTCTAAAAGTTTCGGTGAGGTTGTTGCGTGGGTTAGTCAGAACCCACGGACCAGGGTGACCGTGTGAGTGATCACTGGGTTCTGATGAGCGGCGTGACacagaaaggaaaggaaaaggtttCCGGTCGGTGGGATGAGGTGACATCGCAGATCAATGGAAAGCTCTGAAAATAGGATGAGGGACCGACTCAGTGTCGTCACATCCATTTCTATTTAGGGCCAgccatgtgcgtgtgtgtgcatgtgtgtgcgtgtgtgtatgtaagatAGAGTAGTGCATTGATGACTGGCCTATATGTGTCTGGTTCTGAGTAACAGTTACCGGACAGTAAACACATGATCACTAGACTAGTTTGTCCCAGTCACTACAATATGTGTGACTTTTATTGATGTGCCActaactgtgtgtatgtgtgtgtgtgtgtgtgtgctacagGGTGTTTCGGCCGTGTCGGTGCTCAAGGAGTGCGCCAGGATGAGACCTGAGGATCCTTCCCTGCCGATGTTGGCGGCCAAAGTCTGCATCAACCAGCTGCACTGGGTGAAGGACACACGCCTGCTCCGCTTACATGATCCACATACCGCATCCCATGCTACGCACGCCAACCCCGCCACATGCCACGCGTGGCAACCCCGCCACATGCCACGCGTGGCAACCCCGCCACATGCCACGCGTGGCAACCCCGCCACATGCCACGCGTGGCAACCCCGCCACATGCCACGCGTGGCAACCCCGCCACATGCCACGCGTGGCAACCCCGCCACATGCCACGCGTGGCAACCCCGCCACATGCCACGCGTGGCAACCCCGCCACATGCCACGCGTGGCAACCCCGCCACATGCCACGCGTGCCAACCCCACCTCCGGCCGTGCCAACCCCACCTCCGGCCGTGCCATGGCCACCTCCGCCCGTGCCATGGCCACCTCCGCCCGTGCCATAGCCACCTCCGCCCGTGCCATGGGCACCTCCGCCCGTGCCATAGCCACCTCCGCCCGTGCCATGGGCACCTCCGCCCGTGCCATGGGCACCTCCGCCCGTGCCATGGCCACCTCCGCTCGTGCCATGGGCACCTCCGCCCGTGCCATAGCCACCTCCGCCCGTGCCATAGCCACCTCCACCCGTGCCATAGCCACCTCCACCCGTGCCATGGGCACCTCCACCCGTGCCATAGCCAGTCTGTCCTGTGGTTGATCCTGGAGTGTAGGATTAGGAGACGCGTGACGACACGGCACATCTGTCATCGGAACATGGGGGAATGAAGGGGCCGAAGATCAGGGCGTGCCATGGTGACTAAGGCGCTTACAGCCTTAATCACAATAGGGTGCCGTGGGACCGTAGAGAGACCCGTGCCACGTCAGTCTCGACCCATTAACTGACCAGGGGACAGACGCAATCAGGCCGGGAGCTCGGCATCCTTCGGACTGACGTGATTCGAGGACCTTTGACTCCGCATTGGTACGACCGGAGTGACCGATGACCCGCATGCAAACAGTACGTCTGGGTGGGGGggcattgggggggggggggggggtacagctGTCACAGTATT
This genomic interval carries:
- the LOC117594579 gene encoding TRIO and F-actin-binding protein-like yields the protein MIHIPHPMLRTPTPPHATRGNPATCHAWQPRHMPRVATPPHATRGNPATCHAWQPRHMPRVATPPHATRGNPATCHAWQPRHMPRVATPPHATRANPTSGRANPTSGRAMATSARAMATSARAIATSARAMGTSARAIATSARAMGTSARAMGTSARAMATSARAMGTSARAIATSARAIATSTRAIATSTRAMGTSTRAIASLSCG